A section of the Burkholderia mallei ATCC 23344 genome encodes:
- a CDS encoding avidin/streptavidin family protein — MQRLEHVLRRVKAGTGAPIDFSGTWKNELGSTMRIEQSGDSVSGTYESAVSENGGATSGQLSGYVDGDLIAFVVHWDQFQAITAWVGQGGPGASSDRINTLWQMTQQVEAGEEWASINAGADIFVKT, encoded by the coding sequence ATGCAGCGATTGGAACATGTGCTCAGGCGCGTCAAGGCCGGCACCGGCGCGCCGATCGATTTCTCCGGCACGTGGAAGAACGAGCTCGGCTCGACGATGCGGATCGAGCAATCGGGCGACAGCGTTTCGGGTACGTACGAGAGTGCGGTCAGCGAGAACGGCGGCGCGACGAGCGGGCAGTTGAGCGGCTATGTCGACGGCGACCTGATTGCGTTCGTCGTCCACTGGGATCAGTTCCAGGCGATTACCGCCTGGGTGGGCCAGGGCGGGCCCGGCGCATCGAGCGACAGGATCAACACCTTGTGGCAGATGACGCAGCAGGTGGAGGCGGGCGAGGAGTGGGCGTCGATCAACGCGGGCGCCGATATATTCGTGAAGACTTGA
- the glmS gene encoding glutamine--fructose-6-phosphate transaminase (isomerizing) encodes MCGIVGAVAQRNIVPVLIEGLRRLEYRGYDSCGVAVLDAGAPAPGTPKRARSVARVADLDAQVRESHLEGETGIAHTRWATHGAPVTHNAHPIFSSDALALVHNGIIENFEPLREALRAKGYAFVSQTDTEVIAHLIHSLYRGNLFAAVQQAVKQLHGAYAIAVTHKDEPHTVVGARQGSPLVVGFGERENFLASDALALAGSTDRFTFLEEGDVCELTLEGVTVVDRDGARAARDVRVVAAYGGAVELGPYRHFMQKEIFEQPRAIADTIAQTDAFDPPLFGERASSVFAGIDSLLILACGTSYYSGLTAKYWLESIAKIPTQVEIASEYRYRESVPNPRALVVVISQSGETADTLAALKHAQALGHAHTLAICNVATSAMVRQTELQFLTHAGTEIGVASTKAFTTQLVALFVLAATLGKLRGHVDAAREADYLKQLRHLPAALNSVLALEPQIIAWSDEFARKENALFLGRGLHYPISLEGALKLKEISYIHAEAYPAGELKHGPLALVTEAMPVVTVAPNDTLLEKLKSNMQEVRARGGELYVFADADTHIVNDEGLHVIRMPEHYGPLSPILHVVPLQLLAYHTACARGTDVDKPRNLAKSVTVE; translated from the coding sequence ATGTGCGGGATTGTCGGCGCAGTTGCGCAACGTAACATCGTTCCGGTGCTGATCGAAGGGCTGCGCCGTCTCGAGTATCGCGGCTACGACTCATGCGGCGTCGCGGTGCTCGACGCCGGCGCCCCCGCGCCGGGCACGCCCAAGCGCGCGCGCAGCGTCGCGCGGGTGGCCGATCTCGACGCGCAGGTGCGCGAATCGCATCTCGAAGGCGAGACGGGCATCGCGCACACGCGCTGGGCGACGCACGGCGCGCCCGTCACGCACAACGCGCATCCGATCTTCTCGTCGGACGCGCTCGCGCTCGTGCACAACGGCATCATCGAGAACTTCGAGCCGCTGCGCGAAGCGCTGCGCGCGAAGGGTTACGCATTCGTGTCGCAGACCGACACCGAGGTCATCGCTCACCTGATCCACAGCCTCTATCGCGGCAACCTGTTCGCGGCCGTTCAGCAAGCCGTCAAGCAACTGCACGGCGCCTACGCGATCGCGGTGACCCACAAGGACGAGCCGCATACCGTCGTCGGGGCGCGCCAGGGCTCGCCGCTCGTCGTCGGTTTCGGCGAGCGCGAGAATTTCCTCGCGTCCGACGCGCTCGCGCTCGCCGGCAGCACCGATCGCTTCACGTTCCTCGAGGAAGGCGACGTCTGCGAGCTCACGCTCGAGGGCGTGACTGTCGTCGATCGCGACGGCGCGCGCGCCGCGCGCGACGTGCGCGTCGTCGCCGCATACGGCGGCGCGGTCGAGCTCGGCCCGTACCGGCATTTCATGCAGAAGGAGATCTTCGAGCAGCCGCGCGCGATCGCCGACACGATTGCGCAAACGGACGCGTTCGATCCGCCGCTGTTCGGCGAGCGTGCGAGCAGCGTGTTCGCGGGCATCGACAGCCTGCTGATCCTCGCATGCGGCACGAGCTACTACTCAGGCCTCACCGCGAAATACTGGCTCGAATCGATCGCGAAGATCCCGACGCAGGTCGAGATCGCGAGCGAATACCGCTACCGCGAATCGGTGCCGAACCCGCGCGCGCTCGTCGTCGTGATCTCGCAATCGGGCGAGACGGCCGATACGCTCGCCGCGCTCAAGCACGCGCAGGCGCTCGGCCATGCGCACACGCTCGCGATCTGCAACGTCGCGACGAGCGCGATGGTGCGCCAGACCGAGCTGCAATTCCTCACGCACGCGGGCACCGAGATCGGCGTCGCGTCGACGAAGGCGTTCACGACGCAGCTCGTCGCGCTGTTCGTGCTCGCGGCGACGCTCGGCAAGCTGCGCGGCCACGTCGATGCGGCTCGCGAAGCCGATTACCTGAAGCAACTGCGCCACCTGCCCGCCGCGCTCAACAGCGTGCTCGCGCTCGAGCCGCAGATCATCGCGTGGTCCGACGAGTTCGCGCGCAAGGAAAACGCGCTGTTCCTCGGCCGCGGGCTGCACTATCCGATCTCGCTCGAAGGCGCGCTGAAGCTCAAGGAGATCTCGTACATCCACGCGGAAGCGTACCCGGCGGGCGAACTGAAGCACGGGCCGCTCGCGCTCGTGACGGAGGCGATGCCGGTCGTGACGGTCGCGCCGAACGACACGCTGCTCGAGAAGCTGAAGTCGAACATGCAGGAGGTGCGCGCGCGCGGCGGCGAACTGTACGTGTTCGCCGACGCGGACACGCACATCGTCAACGACGAAGGGCTGCACGTGATCCGCATGCCCGAGCATTACGGGCCGCTGTCGCCGATCCTGCACGTCGTGCCGCTGCAACTGCTCGCGTATCACACCGCCTGCGCACGCGGCACCGATGTCGACAAGCCGCGCAATCTCGCGAAATCGGTGACGGTGGAATAA
- a CDS encoding copper-binding protein, which produces MKQWIAALMTLAAAAAPAFAAEAAAGPNTPAPPRDARPPAGDALTEAVVRQVDLATGMITLKHGALDNVGMPPMTMTFKAKDIAMAKRVRAGDSVRVRVENVDGVMTVVKLEK; this is translated from the coding sequence ATGAAGCAATGGATTGCAGCGCTGATGACGCTCGCGGCTGCCGCCGCACCCGCATTCGCCGCCGAAGCGGCGGCGGGGCCGAACACGCCGGCGCCGCCTCGTGATGCGCGGCCGCCGGCCGGTGACGCGTTGACCGAGGCGGTGGTCCGGCAGGTGGATCTCGCGACCGGCATGATCACGCTCAAGCACGGCGCGCTCGACAACGTCGGGATGCCGCCGATGACGATGACGTTCAAGGCGAAGGACATCGCGATGGCGAAGCGCGTTCGCGCGGGCGACAGCGTGAGGGTGCGCGTCGAGAACGTCGACGGCGTGATGACCGTTGTGAAGCTCGAGAAATAG
- a CDS encoding TPM domain-containing protein, protein MDIARIARHLSMTRWRVAAAFPRRTLGKIERAIEASHEKHVGQLRFAVEGALHASMLLRGITARERTIDVFSELRVWDTEHNNGVLIYLLLADHDVEIVADRGIHARVDGDEWERVCRAMEAQFRRGRFEAGSIHGIEAVTALLARHYPSRRAPGDAWPSTPVVL, encoded by the coding sequence ATGGATATCGCGCGAATCGCGAGGCACCTGTCGATGACGCGCTGGCGCGTCGCCGCGGCGTTTCCGAGGCGCACGCTCGGCAAGATCGAGCGCGCGATCGAGGCGAGCCACGAGAAGCACGTCGGTCAGTTGCGATTCGCGGTCGAAGGCGCGTTGCATGCGTCGATGCTCCTGCGCGGAATCACCGCGCGCGAACGCACGATCGACGTGTTCTCCGAACTGCGCGTGTGGGACACCGAGCACAACAACGGCGTGCTGATCTATCTGCTGCTCGCCGATCACGATGTCGAGATCGTCGCCGATCGCGGGATTCACGCGCGAGTCGACGGCGACGAGTGGGAGCGCGTGTGCCGCGCGATGGAAGCGCAGTTCCGCCGGGGCCGCTTCGAGGCGGGCTCGATTCACGGGATCGAGGCCGTCACCGCGTTGCTCGCGCGGCATTATCCGTCGCGCCGCGCGCCGGGCGACGCGTGGCCGAGCACGCCCGTCGTGCTGTGA
- a CDS encoding CusA/CzcA family heavy metal efflux RND transporter: protein MIAHVIRWSIRNRLLVLLATALVAAWGVVSLNRTPLDALPDLSDTQVIVKASYPGKAPRVVEDQVTYPLTTTLLGVPGAKTIRAYSSFGDAFVYVLFDDRTDQYWARSRVLEYLNQVQGRLPQGASVALGPDATGVGWVYEYALVDRSGRRDLGELRALNDWFLKFELKAVPDVAEVASVGGMVRQYQVVLDPDRLRAFGITQAAVVDALGKANSESGGSVVEMAESEYMVRASGYLRSLDDFRNVVLRTSESGTPVLLGDVARVQIGPEMRRGIAELNGEGEVAGGVIVMRSGKNALSTIEAVKAKLAELRRSLPAGVELVTTYDRSQLIGRAVDNLKDKLIEEFVVVGLVCALFLFHLRSAFVAILSLPLGVLAAFIVMRHQGVNANLMSLGGIAIAIGAMIDAAVVMIENAHKHLESHEHAHPGAPLSSAARWELIAASAAEVGPALFFSLLIVTLSFVPVFALEGQEGKLFAPLAFTKTYTIAAAAGLSVTLVPVLMGYLIRGRIPREASNPLNRLLVRLYRPLLEATLARPWRAIAIAAAALVLTAIPMSRLGGEFMPPLDEGDLLYMPTALPGISAQKAAELLQQTDRLIKTVPEVATVFGKSGRADTATDPAPLEMFETTIRFRPRGEWRPGMTPGRLVDELDRVVKVPGLSNVWVPPIRNRLDMLSTGIKTPVGVKIAGPELAQIDRIAAQVEAAVKRVPGVTSALAERLNGGRYVDVDIDRRAAARYGLSVGDVQAVVASAIGGENVGEVIAGRERFPINIRYPREVRDSLEKLRALPIVTERGAQILLRDVAAVTIADGPPMIRSENARLSGYVYVDIRGVDLKTAVGAMQRAVAQQVALPPGYSIAWSGQFEYLERAAATLRTVIPVTLAVIFVLLFLTFDSAADALLLMTTVPFALVGGLWFVWALGHAVSVATAVGFIALAGVAAEFGVVMLLYLKRAYERRIAAGEPPNEATLADAIREGAVLRVRPKAMTVAVVLAGLVPIMIGHGSGSEVMQRIAAPMVGGMVTAPLLSMFVIPAAWLLLQRRRMRGAVRAASQAPVAGAAGADFSSIHTGESR, encoded by the coding sequence ATGATCGCGCACGTCATTCGATGGTCGATTCGCAATCGCCTGCTCGTGCTGCTCGCGACCGCGCTCGTCGCCGCATGGGGCGTGGTGTCGCTGAACCGCACGCCGCTCGACGCGCTGCCGGACCTGTCCGACACGCAGGTGATCGTCAAGGCGTCGTATCCGGGCAAGGCGCCGCGGGTCGTCGAAGATCAGGTGACCTATCCGCTGACGACCACGCTGCTCGGCGTGCCCGGCGCGAAGACGATCCGCGCGTATTCGTCGTTCGGCGACGCGTTCGTCTACGTGCTGTTCGACGACAGGACCGATCAGTACTGGGCACGCTCGCGTGTGCTCGAGTATCTGAACCAGGTTCAAGGCCGGCTGCCGCAAGGCGCGAGCGTCGCGCTCGGGCCGGACGCGACGGGCGTCGGCTGGGTCTACGAATACGCGCTCGTCGACAGGAGCGGGCGGCGCGATCTGGGCGAGCTGCGCGCGTTGAACGACTGGTTCCTGAAGTTCGAGCTGAAGGCCGTGCCCGATGTCGCGGAGGTCGCGAGCGTCGGCGGGATGGTGCGCCAGTATCAGGTCGTGCTCGATCCCGACAGGCTGCGCGCGTTCGGCATCACGCAGGCGGCCGTCGTCGACGCGCTCGGCAAGGCGAACAGCGAATCGGGCGGCTCCGTCGTCGAGATGGCGGAATCCGAGTACATGGTGCGCGCGAGCGGCTACCTGCGCTCGCTCGACGACTTCCGCAACGTCGTGCTGCGCACGAGCGAATCCGGCACGCCGGTGCTGCTCGGCGACGTCGCGCGCGTGCAGATCGGCCCGGAGATGCGACGCGGCATCGCCGAGCTCAACGGCGAGGGCGAGGTCGCGGGCGGCGTGATCGTGATGCGTTCCGGCAAGAACGCGCTGTCGACGATCGAGGCCGTGAAGGCGAAGCTCGCCGAGCTCAGGCGTTCGCTGCCCGCGGGCGTCGAGCTCGTGACGACGTACGACCGCTCGCAACTGATCGGGCGCGCGGTCGACAATCTGAAGGACAAGCTCATCGAGGAGTTCGTGGTCGTCGGGCTCGTGTGCGCATTGTTCCTGTTTCATCTGCGCAGCGCGTTCGTCGCGATCCTCTCGCTGCCGCTCGGCGTTCTCGCCGCGTTTATCGTGATGCGCCATCAGGGCGTCAACGCGAACCTGATGTCGCTCGGCGGCATCGCGATCGCGATCGGCGCGATGATCGACGCGGCCGTCGTGATGATCGAAAACGCGCACAAGCACCTCGAATCGCACGAGCACGCGCATCCGGGCGCGCCGCTGTCGAGTGCGGCGCGCTGGGAGCTGATCGCGGCGTCGGCGGCCGAAGTCGGGCCCGCGCTCTTTTTCTCGCTGCTGATCGTCACGCTGTCGTTCGTTCCGGTGTTCGCGCTCGAAGGTCAGGAAGGCAAACTGTTCGCGCCGCTCGCGTTCACGAAGACGTATACGATCGCGGCGGCGGCGGGCCTGTCGGTCACGCTCGTGCCGGTGCTGATGGGTTACCTGATTCGCGGGCGCATTCCGCGCGAGGCATCGAATCCGCTGAACCGGCTGCTCGTGCGGCTCTACCGGCCGCTTCTCGAGGCAACGCTCGCGCGGCCGTGGCGCGCGATCGCCATCGCGGCCGCGGCACTCGTGCTCACCGCGATTCCGATGTCGCGGCTCGGCGGCGAGTTCATGCCGCCGCTCGACGAAGGCGATCTGCTGTACATGCCCACCGCGCTGCCGGGCATTTCCGCGCAGAAGGCGGCCGAGCTGCTGCAGCAGACCGACCGCCTGATCAAGACGGTGCCCGAGGTGGCGACCGTGTTCGGCAAGTCGGGCCGCGCGGACACCGCGACCGATCCGGCGCCGCTCGAGATGTTCGAGACGACGATCCGCTTCAGGCCGCGCGGCGAGTGGCGGCCGGGGATGACGCCCGGCAGGCTCGTCGACGAGCTCGATCGCGTCGTGAAGGTGCCGGGCCTGTCGAACGTGTGGGTGCCGCCGATCCGCAACCGGCTCGACATGCTGTCGACCGGCATCAAGACGCCCGTCGGCGTGAAGATCGCCGGCCCGGAGCTCGCGCAGATCGACCGGATCGCGGCGCAGGTCGAGGCGGCGGTGAAGCGCGTGCCGGGCGTCACGTCGGCGCTCGCCGAGCGGCTGAACGGCGGGCGCTACGTGGACGTCGACATCGACCGGCGCGCGGCGGCGCGCTACGGGCTGTCGGTCGGCGACGTGCAGGCGGTCGTCGCGTCGGCGATCGGCGGCGAGAACGTCGGCGAGGTGATCGCGGGGCGCGAGCGCTTTCCGATCAACATCCGCTATCCGCGCGAAGTACGCGACTCGCTCGAGAAACTGCGGGCGTTGCCGATCGTCACCGAGCGCGGCGCGCAGATCCTGCTGCGCGACGTCGCCGCCGTGACGATCGCCGACGGGCCGCCGATGATCCGCAGCGAGAATGCGCGGCTGTCGGGCTACGTGTACGTCGATATTCGCGGTGTCGACCTGAAGACGGCCGTCGGCGCGATGCAGCGCGCGGTCGCGCAACAGGTCGCGCTGCCGCCCGGCTATTCGATCGCGTGGTCCGGGCAGTTCGAATATCTGGAGCGTGCGGCCGCGACGCTGCGCACGGTGATTCCGGTGACGCTTGCCGTGATCTTCGTGTTGCTGTTCCTGACATTCGATTCGGCGGCCGACGCGCTGCTGCTGATGACGACCGTGCCGTTCGCGCTCGTCGGCGGTCTCTGGTTCGTGTGGGCGCTGGGCCATGCGGTGTCCGTCGCGACCGCGGTCGGCTTCATCGCGCTCGCGGGTGTGGCGGCCGAGTTCGGCGTCGTGATGCTGCTGTATCTGAAGCGCGCATACGAGCGGCGCATCGCCGCCGGCGAGCCGCCGAACGAAGCGACGCTCGCCGACGCGATTCGCGAAGGCGCGGTGCTGCGCGTGCGGCCGAAGGCGATGACGGTCGCCGTCGTGCTCGCGGGCCTCGTGCCGATCATGATCGGGCACGGTTCGGGTTCCGAAGTGATGCAGCGCATCGCCGCGCCGATGGTGGGCGGCATGGTCACGGCGCCGCTGCTGTCGATGTTCGTCATTCCCGCCGCGTGGCTCCTGTTGCAGCGCCGCCGCATGCGCGGCGCGGTCCGTGCGGCGTCGCAGGCCCCCGTTGCCGGCGCTGCCGGCGCGGATTTTTCGTCCATCCATACCGGAGAATCTCGATGA
- a CDS encoding TolC family protein, giving the protein MYSMLRAPHGRRARLHARTLVAALTFANAAAAFAQSAPLTLDAALQSAADRSAAMQAAQASVQASAELAVKAGQLPDPMLKAGIDNLPVDGPQRFTIGQESMTMRRIGIAQEWVSGDKRRLRTALANEVVGRERAGYLAQLADVRRQTAIAWLDAAYAKKALALQRELADEMNRELAATQAAYRGAKATAADALQARALLAQARDRQANARQAFDTALIGLSRWIAAPALDVAGEPPAPVSFVPSLPPDELRRVQPTLIAADEDVEVADADVALAASERRPNWTWEIAYQQRGAPYANMVSIGVTIPLPLDRRDRQDRDVAQKRALATKARLMYEDARRQVDADIRTQSATLESGRARLAELGRALLPAADERVRLADAAYRAGAGSLADAFAARRARLDARLQVLDLERDVARAWAQLDYQIVPSAMLAAAQ; this is encoded by the coding sequence ATGTATTCGATGCTTCGCGCGCCGCACGGCCGGCGTGCGCGCCTGCACGCGCGCACGCTCGTCGCGGCGCTCACTTTCGCGAACGCCGCCGCCGCGTTCGCCCAATCGGCGCCGCTCACGCTCGACGCCGCGCTGCAATCGGCCGCCGACCGATCGGCGGCGATGCAGGCGGCGCAGGCGTCCGTCCAGGCGAGCGCCGAGCTCGCCGTCAAGGCCGGGCAATTGCCCGATCCGATGCTGAAGGCCGGCATCGACAATCTGCCCGTCGACGGCCCGCAACGCTTCACGATCGGCCAGGAATCGATGACGATGCGCCGCATCGGCATCGCGCAGGAGTGGGTGTCGGGCGACAAGCGCCGGCTGCGCACCGCGCTCGCGAACGAAGTCGTCGGCCGCGAACGCGCCGGCTATCTCGCGCAACTCGCGGACGTTCGCCGGCAGACGGCCATCGCGTGGCTCGACGCCGCATACGCGAAGAAGGCGCTCGCGCTGCAGCGCGAACTCGCCGACGAGATGAACCGCGAGCTCGCCGCGACGCAGGCCGCGTATCGCGGCGCGAAGGCGACGGCCGCCGACGCCCTGCAGGCGCGCGCGCTGCTCGCGCAGGCGCGCGACCGGCAAGCGAACGCCCGCCAGGCGTTCGACACCGCGCTGATCGGCCTGTCTCGCTGGATTGCCGCGCCGGCGCTCGACGTGGCGGGCGAGCCGCCCGCGCCGGTGTCGTTCGTGCCGTCGCTGCCGCCCGACGAGCTGCGCCGTGTGCAGCCGACGCTGATCGCGGCCGACGAGGACGTGGAGGTGGCCGACGCCGACGTCGCGCTCGCCGCGAGCGAGCGGCGTCCGAACTGGACGTGGGAGATCGCGTATCAGCAGCGCGGCGCGCCGTACGCGAACATGGTGTCGATCGGCGTCACGATTCCGCTGCCGCTCGATCGGCGCGATCGGCAGGACCGCGACGTCGCGCAAAAGCGCGCGCTCGCCACGAAGGCGCGGCTGATGTACGAGGATGCGCGGCGTCAGGTCGACGCGGATATCCGCACGCAATCGGCGACGCTCGAGAGCGGCCGCGCGCGGCTCGCGGAGCTCGGGCGAGCGCTGCTGCCCGCGGCCGACGAGCGCGTGCGCCTTGCCGACGCCGCGTACCGCGCGGGCGCGGGCTCGCTCGCCGACGCGTTCGCCGCGCGTCGCGCGCGGCTCGATGCGCGGCTCCAGGTGCTCGATCTCGAACGCGACGTCGCGCGAGCGTGGGCGCAGCTCGACTATCAGATCGTCCCGTCGGCGATGCTCGCCGCCGCACAGTGA
- a CDS encoding TPM domain-containing protein: MKGFLRAACFAILTFLSIGGACRAEQPVPPLAARVTDETGTLTAAERATLEQSLKDFETRKGSQIAVLIVPTTQPETIEQYSIRVVEQWKLGRANVDDGALLIIAKNDRALRIEVGYGLEGVLTDATSRRIIDELIVPSFRRGDFYGGVSAGVGGMMRVIEGEPLPPPRARGGEEGGLGRVLPLLFVMTIVAGGVSRAIFGRLAGSVVTGGVVGFVAWLWSGALLVAIAAAAIALFFTLLGGGMGARVGGPFIGGRGGRGGGNDGFRGGGGGFGGGGASGRW; the protein is encoded by the coding sequence TTGAAAGGCTTCCTTCGCGCGGCGTGTTTCGCGATCCTCACGTTCCTGTCGATCGGCGGCGCGTGCCGCGCCGAGCAGCCGGTGCCGCCGCTCGCCGCGCGCGTGACGGACGAGACGGGTACGCTCACGGCCGCCGAACGCGCGACGCTCGAACAGTCGCTGAAGGATTTCGAGACGCGCAAGGGCAGCCAGATCGCGGTGCTGATCGTGCCGACGACGCAGCCCGAGACGATCGAGCAGTATTCGATTCGCGTCGTCGAGCAATGGAAGCTCGGCCGCGCGAACGTCGACGACGGCGCGCTCCTCATCATCGCGAAGAACGATCGCGCGTTGCGCATCGAGGTCGGCTACGGGCTCGAAGGCGTGCTCACCGATGCGACGAGTCGCCGAATCATCGACGAGCTCATCGTGCCGAGCTTTCGGCGCGGCGATTTCTACGGCGGCGTCTCGGCGGGCGTCGGCGGCATGATGCGCGTGATCGAGGGCGAGCCGCTGCCGCCGCCGCGCGCGCGCGGCGGCGAAGAAGGCGGGCTCGGCCGCGTGCTGCCGCTGCTGTTCGTGATGACGATCGTCGCGGGCGGCGTGTCGCGCGCGATATTCGGCAGGCTCGCGGGCTCGGTCGTCACGGGCGGCGTGGTCGGCTTCGTCGCGTGGCTGTGGTCCGGCGCGCTCCTCGTCGCGATCGCGGCCGCCGCGATCGCGCTCTTCTTCACGCTGCTCGGCGGCGGAATGGGCGCGCGCGTCGGCGGGCCGTTCATCGGCGGGCGCGGCGGCCGGGGCGGCGGGAACGACGGCTTTCGCGGCGGCGGCGGCGGTTTCGGCGGCGGCGGCGCGTCCGGGAGGTGGTGA
- a CDS encoding efflux RND transporter periplasmic adaptor subunit has translation MNHIRLTRAALAVLAAVALSAAGYFAGARFGAHVDVAHRAHATNTTNAVDGADAKPGRKVLYWRDPMVPNQHFDKPGPSPFMNMPLEPVYADDGGGAPGVRIDPGLQQNLGIRYAKVRRRDVDEGFDAVGTTQFDESRTAVVQSRVTGYVDRLYASAPLQRIAKGAPIASLFVPDWLAPQEEYLALKRGAMDEALLAASRARMRALSIPDSVIANLDRTGRAQTHIVLASPETGVVSELNVRDGAMVTPGQTLAKIAGLSTLWAVIDVPEALASGVRPGMRVDATFEGDPQRRVSGAIREILPGVNATTRTLQARLELDNRALTPGMLMRARVGASHAASRLVVPSDAVIATGKRSVVIVRTADDRLRPADVTVGRDAGDETEVLAGLEEGETVVASGQFLIDSEASLKSVLPRLEADASGALAARATRPPARSSPPAAQAGGAAPVYETTGKVEKITAADITFSHQPVPALGWGAMTMSFDKPAPAAFANVKAGDTVRFAFEASGDGYRLTKVEPVGGAR, from the coding sequence ATGAACCATATTCGCTTGACCCGCGCGGCGCTGGCCGTGCTTGCCGCCGTCGCGCTGTCCGCGGCCGGCTACTTCGCCGGCGCTCGCTTCGGCGCGCATGTCGACGTCGCGCATCGCGCGCACGCCACGAACACCACGAACGCCGTCGACGGAGCCGATGCGAAGCCGGGCAGAAAAGTGCTGTACTGGCGCGATCCGATGGTGCCGAACCAGCATTTCGACAAGCCCGGCCCGTCGCCGTTCATGAACATGCCCCTCGAACCCGTCTATGCGGACGACGGCGGCGGCGCGCCGGGCGTGCGCATCGATCCCGGCCTGCAACAGAACCTCGGCATCCGCTATGCGAAGGTGCGGCGGCGTGACGTCGACGAAGGCTTCGACGCGGTCGGCACGACGCAATTCGACGAGTCGCGCACGGCCGTCGTGCAATCGCGCGTGACCGGTTATGTCGACCGGTTGTACGCGAGCGCGCCGTTGCAGCGCATCGCGAAGGGCGCGCCGATCGCCTCGCTGTTCGTGCCCGACTGGCTCGCGCCGCAGGAGGAATATCTCGCGCTCAAGCGCGGCGCGATGGACGAGGCGCTGCTTGCCGCTTCGCGTGCGCGGATGCGCGCGCTATCGATTCCCGATAGCGTGATCGCGAATCTCGACCGGACAGGCCGCGCGCAGACGCATATCGTGCTCGCCTCGCCGGAGACGGGCGTCGTCAGCGAGCTGAACGTGCGCGACGGCGCGATGGTGACGCCCGGGCAGACGCTCGCGAAGATCGCGGGGCTGTCGACGCTGTGGGCCGTCATCGACGTGCCGGAGGCGCTCGCGTCCGGCGTGCGTCCCGGCATGCGCGTCGACGCGACATTCGAGGGCGACCCGCAGCGGCGCGTGAGCGGCGCGATTCGCGAGATCCTGCCGGGCGTGAACGCGACGACGCGCACGCTGCAGGCGCGGCTCGAGCTCGACAATCGCGCGCTCACGCCGGGCATGCTGATGCGCGCGCGCGTCGGCGCATCGCATGCGGCGTCGCGGCTCGTCGTGCCGTCCGATGCGGTGATCGCGACGGGCAAGCGCTCGGTCGTGATCGTCAGGACGGCGGACGATCGGTTGCGGCCGGCGGACGTGACGGTCGGCCGCGATGCCGGAGACGAAACCGAGGTGCTGGCCGGGCTCGAAGAAGGCGAAACGGTCGTCGCGTCCGGCCAGTTCCTGATCGATTCCGAGGCGAGCCTGAAATCGGTGCTGCCGCGCCTCGAAGCCGACGCATCCGGCGCGCTCGCCGCGCGTGCGACGCGGCCGCCGGCGCGATCATCGCCGCCGGCTGCGCAGGCGGGCGGTGCCGCGCCGGTCTACGAAACCACCGGCAAGGTGGAGAAGATCACCGCGGCCGACATCACGTTCTCGCATCAGCCGGTGCCGGCGCTCGGCTGGGGCGCGATGACGATGTCGTTCGACAAGCCCGCGCCCGCCGCGTTCGCGAACGTGAAGGCGGGTGACACGGTGCGCTTCGCGTTCGAGGCGAGCGGCGACGGCTATCGGCTGACGAAGGTCGAACCGGTCGGAGGCGCCCGATGA